GTGGAATTCTGGCCGCGCCGGTTCGTGACACCATGAAGCGTGGCACGGACGGGTTTATCGATCGCACGGTAGAACGTAACGATTTATGGCATGCGCTGACGCCGCAGCTTTTTCCTGCTGCGCTGTTGAAACAGTGCCTGCAACGAGCGCTTCAGGATGGCGTTGCCGTCACAGATGAAGCCTCCGCGTTGGAATATTGTGGCTATCGCCCGCAAATTATCAGCGGGCGTTCGGATAATATCAAAGTCACGCGTCCAGAGGATTTGGCATTAGCTGAATTCTATTTAACCCGTTTGCAGTAACCTCATTTTATTCGTTAAATACAGATAAGGAGAACGCGCGATGCGTATCGGTCACGGTTTTGATGTCCATAAGTTCGGTGGAGAAGGTCCGCTGGTGATCGGTGGCGTGCGCATTCCTTATACTCAAGGCTTGCTGGCGCATTCCGATGGGGATGTGGTGCTGCATGCGGTGACCGATGCCCTGTTGGGGGCTGCCGCGTTGGGTGACATTGGCAAGCTATTTCCTGATACCGATCCGGCTTTTAAAGGGGCGGACAGCCGTGGCCTGCTGCGTGAAGCCTGGCGTCGTATCAATGAAAAAGGCTACCAGTTAGGCAATCTGGACGTCACGATTATTGCTCAGGCGCCGAAAATGGCACCACATATCCCGCAAATGCGCGTGAATCTGGCGGAAGATTTGCAGTGCCACATGGACGACGTCAATGTGAAAGCGACCACGACAGAACAGTTGGGCTTTACTGGTCGTGGCGAAGGCATTGCCTGCGAAGCCGTTGCCCTGCTGGTGAAAAAAGAAATGGGTGAAATTATTGCTTGGTAAGCGATAGTCTTATCAGTTATAGAAAGTTAACAGCATAAAAAACAATGTCGTGGCCGTGTGTCATCCTGCCATGCACTTTGTAGGATAACGATGGAAAATAACGAACAACTCGTCTGGTTGCACGGTGAACCACAGGCTACTGGCTCATTGAAATCCGCTGCGGAAGACTTTCTGGTGGTGGAAGATCTGGGGTTTCAGCCGGATGGTGACGGTGAACAGGTATTAGTGCGTGTGCGCAAGCGCGGCTGCAATACGCAATTTGTGGCCGAGATGCTGGCGAAATTTGTTCGTCTACCGCTACGTGCCGTTAGCTATGCGGGCCTGAAAGAT
This genomic interval from Pectobacterium aquaticum contains the following:
- the ispF gene encoding 2-C-methyl-D-erythritol 2,4-cyclodiphosphate synthase, with translation MRIGHGFDVHKFGGEGPLVIGGVRIPYTQGLLAHSDGDVVLHAVTDALLGAAALGDIGKLFPDTDPAFKGADSRGLLREAWRRINEKGYQLGNLDVTIIAQAPKMAPHIPQMRVNLAEDLQCHMDDVNVKATTTEQLGFTGRGEGIACEAVALLVKKEMGEIIAW